One stretch of Meriones unguiculatus strain TT.TT164.6M chromosome 7, Bangor_MerUng_6.1, whole genome shotgun sequence DNA includes these proteins:
- the Septin4 gene encoding septin-4 isoform X20: MDDKEYVGFATLPNQVHRKSVKKGFDFTLMVAGESGLGKSTLVNSLFLTDLYRDRKLLGAEERIMQTVEITKHAVDIEEKGVRLRLTIVDTPGFGDAVNNTECWKPVAEYIDQQFEQYFRDESGLNRKNIQDNRVHCCLYFISPFGHGLRPLDVEFMKALHQRVNIVPILAKADTLTPPEVDRKKSKIREEIEQFGIKIYQFPDCDSDEDEDFKLQDQALKESIPFAVIGSNTVVEARGRRVRGRLYPWGIVEVENPSHCDFVKLRTMLVRTHMQDLKDVTRETHYENYRAQCIQSMTRLVVKERNRNKLTRESGTDFPIPAVPPGTDPETEKLIREKDEELRRMQEMLHKIQRQMKETH; this comes from the exons ATG GATGACAAGGAGTATGTGGGCTTTGCAACCCTCCCCAACCAAGTCCATAGGAAGTCTGTGAAGAAAGGCTTTGACTTCACACTCATGGTGGCAG GAGAATCGGGCCTGGGTAAATCCACTCTTGTCAACAGCCTTTTCCTCACTGACCTGTACCGGGATCGGAAACTCCTGGGTGCTGAAG AGCGGATCATGCAAACTGTGGAGATTACTAAGCATGCGGTGGATATAGAAGAGAAGGGGGTGAGACTGCGGCTCACCATTGTGGACACCCCAGGTTTCGGAGACGCAGTCAACAACACAGAGTG CTGGAAGCCTGTGGCTGAATACATCGACCAGCAATTTGAGCAGTATTTCCGAGATGAGAGTGGCCTGAATCGCAAGAACATCCAAGACAACAGGGTGCACTGTTGCCTGTACTTCATCTCACCCTTCGGCCACGG GCTCCGGCCATTGGATGTTGAATTCATGAAGGCCCTGCATCAGCGGGTCAACATTGTGCCTATCTTGGCTAAGGCAGATACACTGACGCCTCCTGAAGTGGACCGGAAGAAAAGCAAA ATTCGGGAGGAGATTGAGCAATTTGGAATCAAGATCTATCAGTTCCCAGATTGTGATTCTGATGAGGATGAGGACTTCAAATTACAGGACCAAGCCCTAAAG GAAAGCATCCCGTTTGCGGTGATTGGCAGCAACACTGTGGTAGAAGCCAGAGGGCGGAGAGTTCGAGGCCGGCTGTACCCTTGGGGCATTGTGGAAG TGGAAAACCCAAGTCACTGCGACTTTGTGAAGCTGAGGACAATGCTGGTGCGTACCCACATGCAGGATCTGAAGGACGTGACCCGAGAGACACATTATGAGAACTACAGGGCACAGTGCATCCAGAGCATGACCCGCCTAGTAGTGAAGGAACGGAATCGCAA caAACTGACAAGAGAGAGTGGTACTGACTTCCCTATCCCTGCTGTCCCACCAGGGACAGATCCAGAAACTGAGAAGCTAATCCGGGAGAAAGATGAAGAG CTGCGGCGGATGCAGGAGATGCTACACAAAATCCAAAGACAGATGAAGGAGACTCACTAA
- the Septin4 gene encoding septin-4 isoform X17, which produces MDHSLGRQGNSVPEDGTEAGDDKEYVGFATLPNQVHRKSVKKGFDFTLMVAGESGLGKSTLVNSLFLTDLYRDRKLLGAEERIMQTVEITKHAVDIEEKGVRLRLTIVDTPGFGDAVNNTECWKPVAEYIDQQFEQYFRDESGLNRKNIQDNRVHCCLYFISPFGHGLRPLDVEFMKALHQRVNIVPILAKADTLTPPEVDRKKSKIREEIEQFGIKIYQFPDCDSDEDEDFKLQDQALKESIPFAVIGSNTVVEARGRRVRGRLYPWGIVEVENPSHCDFVKLRTMLVRTHMQDLKDVTRETHYENYRAQCIQSMTRLVVKERNRNKLTRESGTDFPIPAVPPGTDPETEKLIREKDEELRRMQEMLHKIQRQMKETH; this is translated from the exons ATGGACCATTCCCTGGGAAGGCAAGGGAACTCTGTCCCTGAGGATGGGACTGAAGCTGGG GATGACAAGGAGTATGTGGGCTTTGCAACCCTCCCCAACCAAGTCCATAGGAAGTCTGTGAAGAAAGGCTTTGACTTCACACTCATGGTGGCAG GAGAATCGGGCCTGGGTAAATCCACTCTTGTCAACAGCCTTTTCCTCACTGACCTGTACCGGGATCGGAAACTCCTGGGTGCTGAAG AGCGGATCATGCAAACTGTGGAGATTACTAAGCATGCGGTGGATATAGAAGAGAAGGGGGTGAGACTGCGGCTCACCATTGTGGACACCCCAGGTTTCGGAGACGCAGTCAACAACACAGAGTG CTGGAAGCCTGTGGCTGAATACATCGACCAGCAATTTGAGCAGTATTTCCGAGATGAGAGTGGCCTGAATCGCAAGAACATCCAAGACAACAGGGTGCACTGTTGCCTGTACTTCATCTCACCCTTCGGCCACGG GCTCCGGCCATTGGATGTTGAATTCATGAAGGCCCTGCATCAGCGGGTCAACATTGTGCCTATCTTGGCTAAGGCAGATACACTGACGCCTCCTGAAGTGGACCGGAAGAAAAGCAAA ATTCGGGAGGAGATTGAGCAATTTGGAATCAAGATCTATCAGTTCCCAGATTGTGATTCTGATGAGGATGAGGACTTCAAATTACAGGACCAAGCCCTAAAG GAAAGCATCCCGTTTGCGGTGATTGGCAGCAACACTGTGGTAGAAGCCAGAGGGCGGAGAGTTCGAGGCCGGCTGTACCCTTGGGGCATTGTGGAAG TGGAAAACCCAAGTCACTGCGACTTTGTGAAGCTGAGGACAATGCTGGTGCGTACCCACATGCAGGATCTGAAGGACGTGACCCGAGAGACACATTATGAGAACTACAGGGCACAGTGCATCCAGAGCATGACCCGCCTAGTAGTGAAGGAACGGAATCGCAA caAACTGACAAGAGAGAGTGGTACTGACTTCCCTATCCCTGCTGTCCCACCAGGGACAGATCCAGAAACTGAGAAGCTAATCCGGGAGAAAGATGAAGAG CTGCGGCGGATGCAGGAGATGCTACACAAAATCCAAAGACAGATGAAGGAGACTCACTAA
- the Septin4 gene encoding septin-4 isoform X11 has protein sequence MDHSLGRQGNSVPEDGTEAGIKRFLEDTSDDAELSKFVKDFPGSEPSHPPEAKTRVSKPQILEPRPQTPELCDDDLEFRGSLWPQPSDSQQYFSAPAPLSPSSRPRSPWGKLDPYDSSEDDKEYVGFATLPNQVHRKSVKKGFDFTLMVAGESGLGKSTLVNSLFLTDLYRDRKLLGAEERIMQTVEITKHAVDIEEKGVRLRLTIVDTPGFGDAVNNTECWKPVAEYIDQQFEQYFRDESGLNRKNIQDNRVHCCLYFISPFGHGLRPLDVEFMKALHQRVNIVPILAKADTLTPPEVDRKKSKIREEIEQFGIKIYQFPDCDSDEDEDFKLQDQALKESIPFAVIGSNTVVEARGRRVRGRLYPWGIVEVENPSHCDFVKLRTMLVRTHMQDLKDVTRETHYENYRAQCIQSMTRLVVKERNRNKLTRESGTDFPIPAVPPGTDPETEKLIREKDEELRRMQEMLHKIQRQMKETH, from the exons ATGGACCATTCCCTGGGAAGGCAAGGGAACTCTGTCCCTGAGGATGGGACTGAAGCTGGG ATCAAGCGTTTCCTGGAGGACACCAGTGATGATGCCGAACTGAGCAAGTTTGTGAAGGATTTCCCAGGAAGCGAGCCCAGCCACCCACCGGAGGCCAAGACCAGGGTGTCCAAGCCCCAGATCTTGGAGCCCAGGCCCCAGACCCCAGAGCTCTGTGATGATGACCTGGAGTTTAGAGGCAGCTTGTGGCCCCAGCCCTCTGACAGTCAGCAGTACTTCTCTGCCCCAGCCCCTCTCAGCCCTTCCTCCAGGCCCCGCAGCCCGTGGGGCAAGCTTGATCCTTATGATTCCTCTGAG GATGACAAGGAGTATGTGGGCTTTGCAACCCTCCCCAACCAAGTCCATAGGAAGTCTGTGAAGAAAGGCTTTGACTTCACACTCATGGTGGCAG GAGAATCGGGCCTGGGTAAATCCACTCTTGTCAACAGCCTTTTCCTCACTGACCTGTACCGGGATCGGAAACTCCTGGGTGCTGAAG AGCGGATCATGCAAACTGTGGAGATTACTAAGCATGCGGTGGATATAGAAGAGAAGGGGGTGAGACTGCGGCTCACCATTGTGGACACCCCAGGTTTCGGAGACGCAGTCAACAACACAGAGTG CTGGAAGCCTGTGGCTGAATACATCGACCAGCAATTTGAGCAGTATTTCCGAGATGAGAGTGGCCTGAATCGCAAGAACATCCAAGACAACAGGGTGCACTGTTGCCTGTACTTCATCTCACCCTTCGGCCACGG GCTCCGGCCATTGGATGTTGAATTCATGAAGGCCCTGCATCAGCGGGTCAACATTGTGCCTATCTTGGCTAAGGCAGATACACTGACGCCTCCTGAAGTGGACCGGAAGAAAAGCAAA ATTCGGGAGGAGATTGAGCAATTTGGAATCAAGATCTATCAGTTCCCAGATTGTGATTCTGATGAGGATGAGGACTTCAAATTACAGGACCAAGCCCTAAAG GAAAGCATCCCGTTTGCGGTGATTGGCAGCAACACTGTGGTAGAAGCCAGAGGGCGGAGAGTTCGAGGCCGGCTGTACCCTTGGGGCATTGTGGAAG TGGAAAACCCAAGTCACTGCGACTTTGTGAAGCTGAGGACAATGCTGGTGCGTACCCACATGCAGGATCTGAAGGACGTGACCCGAGAGACACATTATGAGAACTACAGGGCACAGTGCATCCAGAGCATGACCCGCCTAGTAGTGAAGGAACGGAATCGCAA caAACTGACAAGAGAGAGTGGTACTGACTTCCCTATCCCTGCTGTCCCACCAGGGACAGATCCAGAAACTGAGAAGCTAATCCGGGAGAAAGATGAAGAG CTGCGGCGGATGCAGGAGATGCTACACAAAATCCAAAGACAGATGAAGGAGACTCACTAA
- the Septin4 gene encoding septin-4 isoform X14: MIKRFLEDTSDDAELSKFVKDFPGSEPSHPPEAKTRVSKPQILEPRPQTPELCDDDLEFRGSLWPQPSDSQQYFSAPAPLSPSSRPRSPWGKLDPYDSSEDDKEYVGFATLPNQVHRKSVKKGFDFTLMVAGESGLGKSTLVNSLFLTDLYRDRKLLGAEERIMQTVEITKHAVDIEEKGVRLRLTIVDTPGFGDAVNNTECWKPVAEYIDQQFEQYFRDESGLNRKNIQDNRVHCCLYFISPFGHGLRPLDVEFMKALHQRVNIVPILAKADTLTPPEVDRKKSKIREEIEQFGIKIYQFPDCDSDEDEDFKLQDQALKESIPFAVIGSNTVVEARGRRVRGRLYPWGIVEVENPSHCDFVKLRTMLVRTHMQDLKDVTRETHYENYRAQCIQSMTRLVVKERNRNKLTRESGTDFPIPAVPPGTDPETEKLIREKDEELRRMQEMLHKIQRQMKETH; the protein is encoded by the exons ATG ATCAAGCGTTTCCTGGAGGACACCAGTGATGATGCCGAACTGAGCAAGTTTGTGAAGGATTTCCCAGGAAGCGAGCCCAGCCACCCACCGGAGGCCAAGACCAGGGTGTCCAAGCCCCAGATCTTGGAGCCCAGGCCCCAGACCCCAGAGCTCTGTGATGATGACCTGGAGTTTAGAGGCAGCTTGTGGCCCCAGCCCTCTGACAGTCAGCAGTACTTCTCTGCCCCAGCCCCTCTCAGCCCTTCCTCCAGGCCCCGCAGCCCGTGGGGCAAGCTTGATCCTTATGATTCCTCTGAG GATGACAAGGAGTATGTGGGCTTTGCAACCCTCCCCAACCAAGTCCATAGGAAGTCTGTGAAGAAAGGCTTTGACTTCACACTCATGGTGGCAG GAGAATCGGGCCTGGGTAAATCCACTCTTGTCAACAGCCTTTTCCTCACTGACCTGTACCGGGATCGGAAACTCCTGGGTGCTGAAG AGCGGATCATGCAAACTGTGGAGATTACTAAGCATGCGGTGGATATAGAAGAGAAGGGGGTGAGACTGCGGCTCACCATTGTGGACACCCCAGGTTTCGGAGACGCAGTCAACAACACAGAGTG CTGGAAGCCTGTGGCTGAATACATCGACCAGCAATTTGAGCAGTATTTCCGAGATGAGAGTGGCCTGAATCGCAAGAACATCCAAGACAACAGGGTGCACTGTTGCCTGTACTTCATCTCACCCTTCGGCCACGG GCTCCGGCCATTGGATGTTGAATTCATGAAGGCCCTGCATCAGCGGGTCAACATTGTGCCTATCTTGGCTAAGGCAGATACACTGACGCCTCCTGAAGTGGACCGGAAGAAAAGCAAA ATTCGGGAGGAGATTGAGCAATTTGGAATCAAGATCTATCAGTTCCCAGATTGTGATTCTGATGAGGATGAGGACTTCAAATTACAGGACCAAGCCCTAAAG GAAAGCATCCCGTTTGCGGTGATTGGCAGCAACACTGTGGTAGAAGCCAGAGGGCGGAGAGTTCGAGGCCGGCTGTACCCTTGGGGCATTGTGGAAG TGGAAAACCCAAGTCACTGCGACTTTGTGAAGCTGAGGACAATGCTGGTGCGTACCCACATGCAGGATCTGAAGGACGTGACCCGAGAGACACATTATGAGAACTACAGGGCACAGTGCATCCAGAGCATGACCCGCCTAGTAGTGAAGGAACGGAATCGCAA caAACTGACAAGAGAGAGTGGTACTGACTTCCCTATCCCTGCTGTCCCACCAGGGACAGATCCAGAAACTGAGAAGCTAATCCGGGAGAAAGATGAAGAG CTGCGGCGGATGCAGGAGATGCTACACAAAATCCAAAGACAGATGAAGGAGACTCACTAA
- the Septin4 gene encoding septin-4 isoform X10, with amino-acid sequence MSVSFTSDLREMGIKRFLEDTSDDAELSKFVKDFPGSEPSHPPEAKTRVSKPQILEPRPQTPELCDDDLEFRGSLWPQPSDSQQYFSAPAPLSPSSRPRSPWGKLDPYDSSEDDKEYVGFATLPNQVHRKSVKKGFDFTLMVAGESGLGKSTLVNSLFLTDLYRDRKLLGAEERIMQTVEITKHAVDIEEKGVRLRLTIVDTPGFGDAVNNTECWKPVAEYIDQQFEQYFRDESGLNRKNIQDNRVHCCLYFISPFGHGLRPLDVEFMKALHQRVNIVPILAKADTLTPPEVDRKKSKIREEIEQFGIKIYQFPDCDSDEDEDFKLQDQALKESIPFAVIGSNTVVEARGRRVRGRLYPWGIVEVENPSHCDFVKLRTMLVRTHMQDLKDVTRETHYENYRAQCIQSMTRLVVKERNRNKLTRESGTDFPIPAVPPGTDPETEKLIREKDEEVRAVCRGCQPGKSPVCGGCRRCYTKSKDR; translated from the exons ATGTCTGTCTCTTTCACTTCTGACCTTCGTGAAATGGGG ATCAAGCGTTTCCTGGAGGACACCAGTGATGATGCCGAACTGAGCAAGTTTGTGAAGGATTTCCCAGGAAGCGAGCCCAGCCACCCACCGGAGGCCAAGACCAGGGTGTCCAAGCCCCAGATCTTGGAGCCCAGGCCCCAGACCCCAGAGCTCTGTGATGATGACCTGGAGTTTAGAGGCAGCTTGTGGCCCCAGCCCTCTGACAGTCAGCAGTACTTCTCTGCCCCAGCCCCTCTCAGCCCTTCCTCCAGGCCCCGCAGCCCGTGGGGCAAGCTTGATCCTTATGATTCCTCTGAG GATGACAAGGAGTATGTGGGCTTTGCAACCCTCCCCAACCAAGTCCATAGGAAGTCTGTGAAGAAAGGCTTTGACTTCACACTCATGGTGGCAG GAGAATCGGGCCTGGGTAAATCCACTCTTGTCAACAGCCTTTTCCTCACTGACCTGTACCGGGATCGGAAACTCCTGGGTGCTGAAG AGCGGATCATGCAAACTGTGGAGATTACTAAGCATGCGGTGGATATAGAAGAGAAGGGGGTGAGACTGCGGCTCACCATTGTGGACACCCCAGGTTTCGGAGACGCAGTCAACAACACAGAGTG CTGGAAGCCTGTGGCTGAATACATCGACCAGCAATTTGAGCAGTATTTCCGAGATGAGAGTGGCCTGAATCGCAAGAACATCCAAGACAACAGGGTGCACTGTTGCCTGTACTTCATCTCACCCTTCGGCCACGG GCTCCGGCCATTGGATGTTGAATTCATGAAGGCCCTGCATCAGCGGGTCAACATTGTGCCTATCTTGGCTAAGGCAGATACACTGACGCCTCCTGAAGTGGACCGGAAGAAAAGCAAA ATTCGGGAGGAGATTGAGCAATTTGGAATCAAGATCTATCAGTTCCCAGATTGTGATTCTGATGAGGATGAGGACTTCAAATTACAGGACCAAGCCCTAAAG GAAAGCATCCCGTTTGCGGTGATTGGCAGCAACACTGTGGTAGAAGCCAGAGGGCGGAGAGTTCGAGGCCGGCTGTACCCTTGGGGCATTGTGGAAG TGGAAAACCCAAGTCACTGCGACTTTGTGAAGCTGAGGACAATGCTGGTGCGTACCCACATGCAGGATCTGAAGGACGTGACCCGAGAGACACATTATGAGAACTACAGGGCACAGTGCATCCAGAGCATGACCCGCCTAGTAGTGAAGGAACGGAATCGCAA caAACTGACAAGAGAGAGTGGTACTGACTTCCCTATCCCTGCTGTCCCACCAGGGACAGATCCAGAAACTGAGAAGCTAATCCGGGAGAAAGATGAAGAGGTGAGAGCAGTATGCCGTGGCTGTCAGCCTGGGAAGTCCCCTGT CTGCGGCGGATGCAGGAGATGCTACACAAAATCCAAAGACAGATGA
- the Septin4 gene encoding septin-4 isoform X8, protein MGLKLGINPAVCMSVSFTSDLREMGIKRFLEDTSDDAELSKFVKDFPGSEPSHPPEAKTRVSKPQILEPRPQTPELCDDDLEFRGSLWPQPSDSQQYFSAPAPLSPSSRPRSPWGKLDPYDSSEDDKEYVGFATLPNQVHRKSVKKGFDFTLMVAGESGLGKSTLVNSLFLTDLYRDRKLLGAEERIMQTVEITKHAVDIEEKGVRLRLTIVDTPGFGDAVNNTECWKPVAEYIDQQFEQYFRDESGLNRKNIQDNRVHCCLYFISPFGHGLRPLDVEFMKALHQRVNIVPILAKADTLTPPEVDRKKSKIREEIEQFGIKIYQFPDCDSDEDEDFKLQDQALKESIPFAVIGSNTVVEARGRRVRGRLYPWGIVEVENPSHCDFVKLRTMLVRTHMQDLKDVTRETHYENYRAQCIQSMTRLVVKERNRNKLTRESGTDFPIPAVPPGTDPETEKLIREKDEEVRAVCRGCQPGKSPVCGGCRRCYTKSKDR, encoded by the exons ATGGGACTGAAGCTGGG CATAAACCCGGCAGTGTGCATGTCTGTCTCTTTCACTTCTGACCTTCGTGAAATGGGG ATCAAGCGTTTCCTGGAGGACACCAGTGATGATGCCGAACTGAGCAAGTTTGTGAAGGATTTCCCAGGAAGCGAGCCCAGCCACCCACCGGAGGCCAAGACCAGGGTGTCCAAGCCCCAGATCTTGGAGCCCAGGCCCCAGACCCCAGAGCTCTGTGATGATGACCTGGAGTTTAGAGGCAGCTTGTGGCCCCAGCCCTCTGACAGTCAGCAGTACTTCTCTGCCCCAGCCCCTCTCAGCCCTTCCTCCAGGCCCCGCAGCCCGTGGGGCAAGCTTGATCCTTATGATTCCTCTGAG GATGACAAGGAGTATGTGGGCTTTGCAACCCTCCCCAACCAAGTCCATAGGAAGTCTGTGAAGAAAGGCTTTGACTTCACACTCATGGTGGCAG GAGAATCGGGCCTGGGTAAATCCACTCTTGTCAACAGCCTTTTCCTCACTGACCTGTACCGGGATCGGAAACTCCTGGGTGCTGAAG AGCGGATCATGCAAACTGTGGAGATTACTAAGCATGCGGTGGATATAGAAGAGAAGGGGGTGAGACTGCGGCTCACCATTGTGGACACCCCAGGTTTCGGAGACGCAGTCAACAACACAGAGTG CTGGAAGCCTGTGGCTGAATACATCGACCAGCAATTTGAGCAGTATTTCCGAGATGAGAGTGGCCTGAATCGCAAGAACATCCAAGACAACAGGGTGCACTGTTGCCTGTACTTCATCTCACCCTTCGGCCACGG GCTCCGGCCATTGGATGTTGAATTCATGAAGGCCCTGCATCAGCGGGTCAACATTGTGCCTATCTTGGCTAAGGCAGATACACTGACGCCTCCTGAAGTGGACCGGAAGAAAAGCAAA ATTCGGGAGGAGATTGAGCAATTTGGAATCAAGATCTATCAGTTCCCAGATTGTGATTCTGATGAGGATGAGGACTTCAAATTACAGGACCAAGCCCTAAAG GAAAGCATCCCGTTTGCGGTGATTGGCAGCAACACTGTGGTAGAAGCCAGAGGGCGGAGAGTTCGAGGCCGGCTGTACCCTTGGGGCATTGTGGAAG TGGAAAACCCAAGTCACTGCGACTTTGTGAAGCTGAGGACAATGCTGGTGCGTACCCACATGCAGGATCTGAAGGACGTGACCCGAGAGACACATTATGAGAACTACAGGGCACAGTGCATCCAGAGCATGACCCGCCTAGTAGTGAAGGAACGGAATCGCAA caAACTGACAAGAGAGAGTGGTACTGACTTCCCTATCCCTGCTGTCCCACCAGGGACAGATCCAGAAACTGAGAAGCTAATCCGGGAGAAAGATGAAGAGGTGAGAGCAGTATGCCGTGGCTGTCAGCCTGGGAAGTCCCCTGT CTGCGGCGGATGCAGGAGATGCTACACAAAATCCAAAGACAGATGA
- the Septin4 gene encoding septin-4 isoform X4, translating into MGQQLLPVGKDNRGLGKKRRAIPMVPLCSGFLGIPTLYCCLKLREDSGAGVLVALPEDCGLGISISASCLPSLLFFCPVPRINPAVCMSVSFTSDLREMGIKRFLEDTSDDAELSKFVKDFPGSEPSHPPEAKTRVSKPQILEPRPQTPELCDDDLEFRGSLWPQPSDSQQYFSAPAPLSPSSRPRSPWGKLDPYDSSEDDKEYVGFATLPNQVHRKSVKKGFDFTLMVAGESGLGKSTLVNSLFLTDLYRDRKLLGAEERIMQTVEITKHAVDIEEKGVRLRLTIVDTPGFGDAVNNTECWKPVAEYIDQQFEQYFRDESGLNRKNIQDNRVHCCLYFISPFGHGLRPLDVEFMKALHQRVNIVPILAKADTLTPPEVDRKKSKIREEIEQFGIKIYQFPDCDSDEDEDFKLQDQALKESIPFAVIGSNTVVEARGRRVRGRLYPWGIVEVENPSHCDFVKLRTMLVRTHMQDLKDVTRETHYENYRAQCIQSMTRLVVKERNRNKLTRESGTDFPIPAVPPGTDPETEKLIREKDEEVRAVCRGCQPGKSPVCGGCRRCYTKSKDR; encoded by the exons ATGGGACAGCAGCTTCTTCCAGTAGGGAAAGACAACAGGGGACTTGGGAAGAAGCGCAGGGCCATTCCCATGGTACCTTTATGCAGCGGATTTTTGGGCATTCCCACCCTTTATTGTTGCTTAAAGTTAAG ggaagacagtggtgctgggGTCCTGGTAGCTCTGCCGGAAGACTGTGGGCTTGGGATTTCCATCAGtgcttcctgtcttccttccttgttGTTCTTCTGCCCTGTGCCCCG CATAAACCCGGCAGTGTGCATGTCTGTCTCTTTCACTTCTGACCTTCGTGAAATGGGG ATCAAGCGTTTCCTGGAGGACACCAGTGATGATGCCGAACTGAGCAAGTTTGTGAAGGATTTCCCAGGAAGCGAGCCCAGCCACCCACCGGAGGCCAAGACCAGGGTGTCCAAGCCCCAGATCTTGGAGCCCAGGCCCCAGACCCCAGAGCTCTGTGATGATGACCTGGAGTTTAGAGGCAGCTTGTGGCCCCAGCCCTCTGACAGTCAGCAGTACTTCTCTGCCCCAGCCCCTCTCAGCCCTTCCTCCAGGCCCCGCAGCCCGTGGGGCAAGCTTGATCCTTATGATTCCTCTGAG GATGACAAGGAGTATGTGGGCTTTGCAACCCTCCCCAACCAAGTCCATAGGAAGTCTGTGAAGAAAGGCTTTGACTTCACACTCATGGTGGCAG GAGAATCGGGCCTGGGTAAATCCACTCTTGTCAACAGCCTTTTCCTCACTGACCTGTACCGGGATCGGAAACTCCTGGGTGCTGAAG AGCGGATCATGCAAACTGTGGAGATTACTAAGCATGCGGTGGATATAGAAGAGAAGGGGGTGAGACTGCGGCTCACCATTGTGGACACCCCAGGTTTCGGAGACGCAGTCAACAACACAGAGTG CTGGAAGCCTGTGGCTGAATACATCGACCAGCAATTTGAGCAGTATTTCCGAGATGAGAGTGGCCTGAATCGCAAGAACATCCAAGACAACAGGGTGCACTGTTGCCTGTACTTCATCTCACCCTTCGGCCACGG GCTCCGGCCATTGGATGTTGAATTCATGAAGGCCCTGCATCAGCGGGTCAACATTGTGCCTATCTTGGCTAAGGCAGATACACTGACGCCTCCTGAAGTGGACCGGAAGAAAAGCAAA ATTCGGGAGGAGATTGAGCAATTTGGAATCAAGATCTATCAGTTCCCAGATTGTGATTCTGATGAGGATGAGGACTTCAAATTACAGGACCAAGCCCTAAAG GAAAGCATCCCGTTTGCGGTGATTGGCAGCAACACTGTGGTAGAAGCCAGAGGGCGGAGAGTTCGAGGCCGGCTGTACCCTTGGGGCATTGTGGAAG TGGAAAACCCAAGTCACTGCGACTTTGTGAAGCTGAGGACAATGCTGGTGCGTACCCACATGCAGGATCTGAAGGACGTGACCCGAGAGACACATTATGAGAACTACAGGGCACAGTGCATCCAGAGCATGACCCGCCTAGTAGTGAAGGAACGGAATCGCAA caAACTGACAAGAGAGAGTGGTACTGACTTCCCTATCCCTGCTGTCCCACCAGGGACAGATCCAGAAACTGAGAAGCTAATCCGGGAGAAAGATGAAGAGGTGAGAGCAGTATGCCGTGGCTGTCAGCCTGGGAAGTCCCCTGT CTGCGGCGGATGCAGGAGATGCTACACAAAATCCAAAGACAGATGA